The following DNA comes from Plasmodium vivax chromosome 11, whole genome shotgun sequence.
tcttcgcATAACCCTACAGAATTGCAATTTTCAGCATTTTAGGTTATCGCCCATTTTAGATTGCAAAGGAATCGCCGCAAGCTTTTTTGCTCCACATGTATGTGCATCTTCGAGTACATAGCACACGACCAAGTGAAGCCCCGCCGACCTCCATTCTGCAGCACCCCAAaactgaaaataaaaaaaggtgtgatcagcagaaaagggaaagaaatatagtattaaaaagaattacttCGTTTAAAAAGCGGATTTCTTTCATCCCTTTGATCATTCGAGGTGATAAGTCTCCCCATAGGCAAATAGCGCATAGCACATACATACTTATATGTATGCAATTTTTGCGGGCTTTTTTCCCATATACGAGAAAGACGCCAGTGAACGCAAGTAACTACCCCCCCTGAATGCCCAAATGAGTGACGACCACGTTAGCGGCAGTAACGGCATTTCCCTTGCTGAGCAGCCGTACCTGAACGGAAAGGCGGATGGAATAGGAGGGGCAAATTGCAACCTAATGGATAACGTGAGGATTGATAAGAGCAGCAACTCCCTCTATGTGTACGATATCCCAATTACAGAATCCGATTTAAAACACCtgttaatgttaaaaaagaagggcgAATTGGATGTGACAAATGGGAGCTGCGTGGACTCATCGGTAAAGGTATGCCCCATggaaatgcataaaaaaaaaatggaagtctCAAAAGTAGCATCCAATGGGACCTGTTCGAACGTATTGAATTACGAACAAGGAAGCAACTGCCCAGCGGAAAAACTGAAAATGGTTTCTCTGGTTAACTGCACCAAGtttattatagaaaataGGATTAACAAAGATATTGACATACCCCACAGCAACACAGTGAATGCACTGTTTATGGATTACTACCATTTGGTAATGGCCTACACATTCTTTAGGCAGAAGAAGCACGAACAGGAATCTACgtttgaaatatattttagaaaGTGCCCCTTTAATGGGAAATTCGCAATTCTAGGGGGAGTGTACGAAGCTGTTAAGTATATCAATTCGTTCCGATTTACCGAAGCGCAGTTAGAATttgttagaaaaaaaatgtctcACTACGAAGATATCGATTTGTTTATAAATTACCTGAAAGGATTAAGTGGAAGGGATGTGTCTCTTTACTGTATGGAGGAAGGGTCGATAGTATTTCCTCATGAACCGTTAATGGTAGTCCAGGGCCCATTACTGCTATGTCAAATTTTGGAAAGTGCCTTACtgaatatgataaattatcCCACCTTGATAGCTACCAACAGTATGCTTTATAAAATTTCCATAAATTATAAACCGCTAGCCGAATTTGGTTGTAGGAGAGCCCAAGGTCCAGATGGTGCACTAAGTGGGACGAGATATTCTGCCGTTGGCTGCGATTTCACATCAAACGTATATGCTTCCTTCCTTTATGACATTCCAATAATAGGGACTATGTCCCATTCGTTTATCTGTTCCTATCAGCATGGGGAAGCGTTGCATAGCAAATATCTAGACGGCCATGACTTCCTCAGCATTGTACATAAGAACAAAGAGATCATTCACCAACTGTACAAGTGCGAATTGGCAAAAGAGAGTGAATTGACCGCCTTTGTCTCATTTGCACAAATTAAccccaaaatttttatatgcctTATAGATACGTATGACTCGTTACAGTCCGGGAtttacaactttttaatCGTTGCCTTATCTTTGCatgaaataaattacaaGCCAATTGGAATTAGAATCGATTCAGGCGATTTAAGTTACCTCACAAcggaatgcaaaaaaatatttaatgatgTTTCTGAAAAGTTAAATGTCCCATTTcgtgatttaaaaatatgcattagTAATGATCTGAACGAGCAAGtaataaaagaattacaCGCACAGGAGCACCATGTGGACATTTTTGCCATTGGAACTAATCTAATCACATGTCAGTCGCAGCCCTCCCTAGGACTTGTATACAAGCTAGTCGAGATTGACAGCCACCCGTGttttaaattaacaaatgaaaataaaaaagctaATTTTCCCTACCGAAAGAGGGTCTACCGATTATACACAGATGATAATTTAGCTGCCCATGATGTAATCCAACATTTTGATGAAGCACCCCCTTCTGAGAATCAACAAATTGCCTGCGTCAATGTCTTGGATGCAAATAAGCAATCTTTCATTACCCCCAAAAAGGTAGAACAGAAATTGCTTCTCCTATGGGACCACGGAAAATTACTAACTCAGTTAAAAACCGTCACCGAATTGAAGCAGTACACGCACAGTGAGATAGCTAGATTTAAGAAGGAGCACTTCGCCACCTCCCTTCCGCTTCCTTATGAGGTTCTCTTCTCGAGGAACTACCACGAAATGTATGAGAAGTTGCTCGTAAAGAATTCCCGCGGGGAAGCTTCATTGTAGGTCATGTTGAGAGATGGTTGAGGGCTATCTCTTCCTTGTGTGCAAACTGGGATGAAAGGGGCTACACCAGTGTTGGTAAGGCCAACCAGATAAGGCATAGAAGAATATTGTGCCCTCTTGCAAACGAATAAGCCGTGcgaactttttaaaaaagagggTATTTCCCCAACTGTATCTGCTTCATTGATACCCACTCCGAATCGATTTGTGGAGACGGCCTTTTTCGACGAATTTGGTTTGAAGCGCCTTTCGCTAATTTACAACGCTGGCCGTTCGATATGTGCCCCCTTGAGGTGATATCAACGTGAACACAATGGAAGCTCTCCCCTCCTACGCAATGCGTGAATAACTTTTACCGCATTTTTGCATACACACTTTTGagtgtcatttttttttttttttttttttccgcccatAATTCACCCGAATTGGGACACCTGATGACAAACACAACCCTTTCCTGTAGgaacttttttcctttttaaaacctTACGCTTATTAACCGTTCCACGCTTTGCACATTGAAGCGAAAAAGAGTGAGCGACCTGGAATGCACTTATAATCGCTCGTTTAACTATCACAACGGTGTGTATATCTTATTTTAAATgggaatatattttctttaaattaaaGCGTCGCACGTGGGACGCACCTATGTTGACCGGCACAACGAAATTGAAGTAGAAGCACCGTAAGAAGCTTCCAACCCCTTTATGCGGAGAAAAACACACGTGCGTTTTCCTTACCCGCGAGTTGGCcctatatatgcacatgaaaGTATGCTTTGCATATGGCCGCACTGTCAGATCACCGACTTTACACATTTATGGGCAACCCCCGCATGGGCGGAAAAAGTCTGCCCTGCCGATCTGCAGAAGGGGTAATTACCGAGGAGTTTCCGAAAAGGTGAAGTTTTTGTGAAGCCGCTGCATAGTGagcgctattttttttttcttttttttcacctccttAGGGAGATGATGCTATGCAGAGAAACTTCCTAAAGGGTTTCCCTGAAGGAGTATCTTTCTCAGGTAATAGATAAAAActgggccttttttttttccccctcttccgccttcccccctcacGGTTAAGCCAACCCCGTTCGTgacattcaaaatggaaaacagcaaagaaaaaaacctCCCCGTGATAAGTAAGCCCGATGAATGGAAGAGAGCCTATTTAGACGTGCTAAACAAGAAGAGGGTGCTGTACAAGtacgttttcctttttaacaattacaaatttaaatttaaggTAGTATCAACTTACTATGAATACCTAACCGTTTGCAACAGTCTCCTGCGAGATGTCACAACgtgcaatttatttttcggAGCCACAATCTTCTTTGAGATGTTGGGGAAATCCCTTTACTATCCGTATGTCCTCTACATGTACGATAAGGACAGTTCGTGCGGGGAAAAGGTTGGAGAGTTTACCCCCccgaaatttttaaaatcgtcCATTTTGGGCATAGAAgatatcataaaaaagggaaaagagaaagacGAAAAGTacttcaaaaagggggaagaaaaacacgAAACGAAAGCAATACTAAGTGGAAGTGACATCCCTGAggaactaaaaaaatataacttagACGG
Coding sequences within:
- a CDS encoding nicotinate phosphoribosyltransferase-like protein, putative (encoded by transcript PVX_114555A), encoding MSDDHVSGSNGISLAEQPYLNGKADGIGGANCNLMDNVRIDKSSNSLYVYDIPITESDLKHLLMLKKKGELDVTNGSCVDSSVKVCPMEMHKKKMEVSKVASNGTCSNVLNYEQGSNCPAEKLKMVSLVNCTKFIIENRINKDIDIPHSNTVNALFMDYYHLVMAYTFFRQKKHEQESTFEIYFRKCPFNGKFAILGGVYEAVKYINSFRFTEAQLEFVRKKMSHYEDIDLFINYLKGLSGRDVSLYCMEEGSIVFPHEPLMVVQGPLLLCQILESALLNMINYPTLIATNSMLYKISINYKPLAEFGCRRAQGPDGALSGTRYSAVGCDFTSNVYASFLYDIPIIGTMSHSFICSYQHGEALHSKYLDGHDFLSIVHKNKEIIHQLYKCELAKESELTAFVSFAQINPKIFICLIDTYDSLQSGIYNFLIVALSLHEINYKPIGIRIDSGDLSYLTTECKKIFNDVSEKLNVPFRDLKICISNDLNEQVIKELHAQEHHVDIFAIGTNLITCQSQPSLGLVYKLVEIDSHPCFKLTNENKKANFPYRKRVYRLYTDDNLAAHDVIQHFDEAPPSENQQIACVNVLDANKQSFITPKKVEQKLLLLWDHGKLLTQLKTVTELKQYTHSEIARFKKEHFATSLPLPYEVLFSRNYHEMYEKLLVKNSRGEASL
- a CDS encoding N-acetyltransferase, putative (encoded by transcript PVX_114550A), translated to MENSKEKNLPVISKPDEWKRAYLDVLNKKRVLYKYVFLFNNYKFKFKVVSTYYEYLTVCNSLLRDVTTCNLFFGATIFFEMLGKSLYYPYVLYMYDKDSSCGEKVGEFTPPKFLKSSILGIEDIIKKGKEKDEKYFKKGEEKHETKAILSGSDIPEELKKYNLDGKHIVGYTEMYLLFHMGRFFDSRIERLVVDKNYRNRGFGLLIMYISIYVLKYIYQCNRCDLTVDNEIALRIYKKLNFLNVQTQVYRLHLHCNYNYLPESAPTQNDVHNIQSFMDSITARR